GGGAAACGAAACGGTGAAGAGCGCAAttgcgagaaaaagagacagaaggaccGCAATTTCGCTCTGAGGCTGCTCGGTCTAGACGACGAATgcacgaaagagaaagagaacctTCGACTCCTTGATTCGTTTCGTAAATCTCAGCATGTACACAgacgcgaaaagagagacgtgAGAAAAGGCGCTttgagacagaagaaaaacgagaaacgaaaactgTTTCCAAGGGAAACGAGTGTTCTTCGAGGCACAaacgaaggcagaagagTCGCAAAAAAGAAAGTCGAAAAACGGTTTATGGAGAGACATGTAACGCCGTGCTTCGAGTcaacaaagaagaaggaggcgctTCTCTTACCGCCAAAGTCGAAAAACTGTGACAGTTCTGCGCGTAACTCTTCTCCGGCAAAGGCTTTCCTAAATTTGGATCGATGTACCGCAAGCCACGGCGAACATCGTCCAGGTCCTGATCGAAGAAAAAATCAAAATCTTACACCTCAAGCATactcacatatatatatatatatatatatatgtatatacctGAATGAATGAAAAGAGACgtgtgcacatgcatatacacacaaatatatatatgtatatatatatatggatgtgtGTCTATTTTTATACATGAATACAGCATAGGTGTGTGCATTTGTAGACGGGAGGGTGGAGCTTTCATGAAAGatcgagagacgaagaggagcaagTGAATCGCATCGCGACGGAAGTGGAAAGACACAAACTTTTTGCGAGGAATGGATGAGTAAACGAACCTggaacaggaggaagacgaggagcaCGAGGTAAAGCACAGAACAGCCTTTGATGAACCTCCAGAAAATTGGAGTCGGCCGCACAAGCAGTCCGTCCGGAAACTGCAGAGTCCCGAAGATGAGGAACATAGACACCGCCGCGACAGATCCGCTgaacacagacagacgcacAGAGTTCGAGATCCTGTCAACTTCCAGTGCTCCAAACGGGAGGGCCGTTCATCACGCAGCTGAAACCCGGTGCAGGCAAAGGCGAACGCCCTCTCTGTCTACGTAGGTAAGTCTAGAAATGGAGTCGTCTTTGCCATTTACAGAGACTTcccatatataaatacatacataaatatatacataacTATATTTATATATCATGTATATGTCATGTATGTATCTGTGCAGATGTGCAGACAtgcggagaaaaaactgtATCCGTACAAATATGGATGAAGCTCCACGCGTagaacgacgcagacgcatgcaagtgtGCGTACGCGGAAATGCGGGGAAATTCTGTTTGTGGACGTTGCTCACatgaaaaaaacaagaaaggcGACTGCGCCGAAGCTGAGAGGACGCGGACAGACGCGTGGACCGGAGGACCGGACTCCGAGAGTGCAgggaaacagacgaagacgaggaaaacggaaacgaCGAAGCTGAAACTTCCGCGAGACTCCCATGCAAACAGAagcaagtgaagaagaccTACCAGGCAATTCGCCATCTTAAACTTTCCGGTTCCGACACCGAAGACACCAAttgagaagcgacgaaaatGATGACCAAAGACGTACACAAAGTCGACACTGTCTTCGGcctgcaaagaaaagaaagacaactCTTCTCAATCAGTTGAGGTCTGCATTCTTTGACATCTCCACTCCTGTGTAGTTATAAGAATATGTCCACGTACGGTAGATGAGTACAACGCAAAGTCAATGGAGtcccatatatataaatatatatatatatatatatatatatataaatagatatgAATACATATCTGCTAAAGTCATGCCCATCGAAACTCACATATATCTATCCGACGCACATACATTGAGCCCCCCACCTTGATGCCTTTCTTAATTATGCATCTATACGTAGGGGGAGAAAGCCGAGTCTATAGGAGgatatatacatttacatgcacatatatgcaAATGAAGGCCTTCATGCTTAAATACACTGACCCATACgttacacatatatacaaatacatgtatacacacatacggCGCTTACAGACACACGGCTGCACCTACCTTTGTATCTTTCGACATTAACTTATTTGTATGTATCTAtacgacagagagagaaagagaagagttTATGGATTCCTGTGTCCATATCTATACATTATATGAATACCTACGGAGTGGAGGAAGCATACCACATATACACTGatacatgcatttatatatatgtatgtatatatgtatgtatatatgtatatatatgtatatatatgtatatatatgtatgcgcATATGTATAAAGAGGCAGGGCAGTGTTTTGTGTGTACTTTGGATGGTTGTTTTTTGTGGACTTCGTTGTGTCGGAGAGTTGGCTCACCTGTGCAGCCACCCTTCCTTGAAGAATTCTGGAGCTTGAGAAGCTCTCGCTTGTGGGCTGATGTACTCGCGAGTCGGCACAGAGGTCTGCACACCGACGCTGCGCCTCAGAGGCTGAGAacctctctcctgttcagAGAAGGCGtgagaggcgggagaaaaggaggaagcgaacgcggcagagacgcgcggagCGGCGGTCCCCGACATCTtgaagagacgggagaagcacagagagaaagaaagaccgagagaggaacagagacagacagaacagacggagacagcgacagaacagacggagacagcgacagaacagacggagacagcgacacaaACGGAAAGAAGTCGAGATGGAggcacacagacagaaagggaaagaggcagaaaggaaaaggaagagcggCAGCTATGGAGACaggacgagaaacagaggaaaaggaaggggGAGCGAAGACCCAGAAGACAGAGTAACACCGAGTGTTTCAAGCTGAAAGATGAGAGCAAAAGGATCGACGACAGCGTTTCTCcccgttcttctcctgtcttgtctcctttttctccgttccctCTTTTCCTGTCGCCGAGAGGATCTTTCCCCGTTCTCGATCTAGGCGAttcgcttttttcctccGTCCTCTTTTCTACGTTCTTCCGTCGAGCTTCACGACGCGAACGCTCCTCGCTGGGCCGCCGTAATTGCCTGTCGCTTGAAACGCCGGCCTGTCGCCATGGCAGGCGACGCACAGACAGGGAGCAGAAGTCTCTGCCCGGTCTGGAAAATGGAGGCTGTTGTCTTCCTCCAGgaactgaagagacagaagaaagagaaagaataGACAAAGGCGATGAAAGCACTCTGCTTGGCCGCGACgccgtcgcatgcagagagccgGGAGACGGTGAtgtcctctgcatgcacgacgGAGAGAGCCGGTGCGCAGTCGAGTCTCGGAGATcgacagaagcgaggaaacaaGTGGACcaaagaaaaagggagaaggaaggggagaagatccaggaggagacggaagaaacagaagagccGCTTTTCACCATCGACGCGCCTCTCAGAGACTACCTCTGAGTgacgagaaaacgcgagaagagagaggcggggaaGAAAGCAGGACAAAGTCGCCCGGAGCgccggagacgaaggaaagagtTGAAACGCGGAAGGCAAAAGTGTGTCAAATGGTCTTGCATTTCTCACTATCTCAAATGCCTTGAAGTTGGGTCCACTGCCGGGGGAAAGATGACAATCACTTGGTCGCACAtaccttctcgctcttcctcgtcagTGTCTCTTCgattctgtctctgcccCCATCTcacgttcctctctcctcttcgtctcctgtcctgtcgcgccttcgctgacgcaccttcgtcgtctctgtcttcttcctctgcttgttcttcctctgctcgctcttcctctgcttgttcttcctctgctcgtGAGGTCTACGCTTCAAGAACTCACCATGGCGCTCTCGGCGTATTCGCTCCGTTCGCTCATAGTCACGTACAACTCCCGTAACAGATCTTCAATGAACGCTACCATCGAGAACCTGAAGAACGCTCTCCGTTGGACGTCTCCTTCcgagtcttcctctccttcttctgctccttcttctgctccttcttctgctccgtcttcttcatgGTCTCCGCCCTGGCCTGTGCCGCGGCGCGTTGGGCGGCGGCAGTGGCGAGTGACGTATCTGAAGTCTCCCTTCAAGTACAAATATGCGTTGAGACACTATGTTTTCGAAGACCATCGATACGCCTTCGCGTTCTACGACGTCAACAGTGTGCAGGAAGTCGTCAGCGCCGCTCTCGGCGCCATGGCTGGCGAAACCTGCTGCTCCTGCCGCTTCTCATGGCGGTTCGCAGGAAGGGtaaaacggaaaaaaacgaacctTTTCCGAGGCAAACGTCTCTGCGCGAAACGACGTTCTGCGGACAGCCAGCGATCCACCCCAATGCACACATCAAACAGAGCTACTCCACACAcctacatgcatatatatatatatatatatatatatatatgcatgtgcatatgAATACACCGTAAAccctgtatatatatatatatatgcatatgtgtgccTATGCATATGCAGGTAGTTTTGTAGAAAATATGGAGTTCCCTATACGTATATGTTACCAGACAACactctacatatatatatatatatatatatatatatatatatatatatatgtgtgtgtagatATTAGTGAACGGAAGGTGAGTTTATATCTGCCTGTGTATGCGGATAGGTACCTGTGGAGGCCTCGTTTTGTTTCTAGACTTTAGTACCTTTGATTTGAGGTGAGGGAGAAAGTGAGCAGAG
This genomic interval from Toxoplasma gondii ME49 chromosome VIIb, whole genome shotgun sequence contains the following:
- a CDS encoding phosphatidyl serine synthase (encoded by transcript TGME49_261480~Predicted trans-membrane domain (TMHMM2.0):355-378:384-407:416-439:500-520:529-549:651-674:683-706:726-746:755-778), which produces MVKSGSSVSSVSSWIFSPSFSLFLWSTCFLASVDLRDSTAHRLSPSCMQRTSPSPGSLHATASRPSRVLSSPLSILSLSSVSSVPGGRQQPPFSRPGRDFCSLSVRRLPWRQAGVSSDRQLRRPSEERSRREARRKNVEKRTEEKSESPRSRTGKDPLGDRKRGNGEKGDKTGEERGETLSSILLLSSFSLKHSVLLCLLGLRSPFLFLCFSSCLHSCRSSFSFLPLSLSVCVPPSRLLSVCVAVSVCSVAVSVCSVAVSVCSVCLCSSLGLSFSLCFSRLFKMSGTAAPRVSAAFASSFSPASHAFSEQERGSQPLRRSVGVQTSVPTREYISPQARASQAPEFFKEGWLHRPKTVSTLCTSLVIIFVASQLVSSVSEPESLRWRIACGSVAAVSMFLIFGTLQFPDGLLVRPTPIFWRFIKGCSVLYLVLLVFLLFQDLDDVRRGLRYIDPNLGKPLPEKSYAQNCHSFSTLAGSMDVFVLAHFFGWLVKALIIRDARLLWILSVLFEWMEISLRHILPNFWECWWDHLILDVFGCNLLGMYLGLALCRRFQMKEYFWHDDDSLVSASCPQSSLPSPTSSSCRDAREEEIEPNVASNMPSSPSSCPENELRSRKRSASPVRSRRSGCRVVPGSLRQFAPYEWTGYKWPKLFSSASTFVSLLLFCVAVTLLDLNVFFLKAELWIQPAHGLILARLTLWTFMAAAGTREYYEFVTDVNCKRMGVQCWIDLAVVSTEALLSIQWFHGLQPHDPCPQWIIVAWIGIVCVLAAVIAWLLLRRPRPSSLKRMSSSSLSAEVPSLSARETLSRESHSPKALLEGQKDE
- a CDS encoding hypothetical protein (encoded by transcript TGME49_261475), with product MALSAYSLRSLIVTYNSRNRSSMNATIENLKNALRWTSPSESSSPSSAPSSAPSSAPSSSWSPPWPVPRRVGRRQWRVTYLKSPFKYKYALRHYVFEDHRYAFAFYDVNSVQEVVSAALGAMAGETCCSCRFSWRFAGRPPVSLPTPPRLVPSSRAASLLSSRSSSEDGEVSREPVEGGEKTSGVKKAPHLATVLRGHCPTDKEFIRRALEEEQAVERIRKKLDKKQLQWFPGKTPWAPK